The following are encoded in a window of Halosolutus halophilus genomic DNA:
- a CDS encoding alpha/beta fold hydrolase yields MTGTGVATVGNCRIAYRRAGTDGPPVVLLHGAGIDDATVSWRHTVDALAEEYRVYALDWPEYGNSTGSVEHTIDAYVDVLDGFLATLPYDSVSLVGISMGGGAALGYALASPGRVDRLALVSSYGLGERLPEALTWKHLSQIPGAAEFGKIAASVSNRSVRAVLDGLVADADNLPREFVDDVRAKLKTPRSLQAFKQFQGNELSFSGRVATNFVDDLDSLAVPTALIHGKQDPLVPVEWSIRAARRIPDAEVDLIEDCGHWAPRERPQRFNDALLERLPGRRCAPTIEYPDAEMPGLGSVGD; encoded by the coding sequence ATGACCGGGACCGGCGTCGCCACCGTCGGGAACTGTCGCATCGCCTACCGGCGCGCGGGAACCGACGGACCGCCCGTCGTGTTACTCCACGGGGCAGGGATCGACGACGCGACGGTCTCGTGGCGTCACACCGTCGACGCCCTCGCGGAGGAGTACCGCGTCTACGCGCTCGACTGGCCCGAGTACGGGAACAGCACCGGCTCCGTCGAGCACACGATCGACGCGTACGTCGACGTCCTCGACGGCTTCCTCGCGACGCTGCCGTACGACAGCGTCTCGCTCGTCGGCATCTCCATGGGCGGCGGCGCAGCCCTCGGTTACGCGCTCGCCAGCCCCGGCCGCGTCGATCGACTGGCGCTCGTCAGCAGCTACGGGCTTGGTGAGCGACTGCCGGAGGCCCTGACGTGGAAGCACCTGTCACAGATCCCGGGGGCCGCGGAGTTCGGAAAGATCGCCGCGAGCGTGTCGAACCGGAGCGTTCGCGCCGTCCTGGACGGTCTCGTCGCGGATGCGGACAACCTCCCGCGCGAGTTCGTCGACGACGTCAGGGCGAAACTCAAGACGCCGCGATCGTTACAGGCGTTCAAACAGTTCCAGGGCAACGAACTCTCCTTCAGCGGCCGGGTCGCGACGAACTTCGTCGACGACCTCGACTCGCTCGCCGTGCCGACGGCGCTCATCCACGGGAAACAGGATCCGCTCGTCCCGGTCGAGTGGTCGATCCGTGCGGCACGGCGAATCCCGGACGCCGAAGTGGACCTCATCGAGGACTGCGGGCACTGGGCGCCACGGGAACGACCGCAGCGATTCAACGACGCCCTGCTGGAGCGGTTGCCGGGCCGGCGGTGCGCGCCGACGATCGAGTATCCGGACGCCGAGATGCCGGGACTGGGCAGCGTCGGTGACTGA
- a CDS encoding DUF7130 family rubredoxin-like protein yields MTNEQHQPRLGFGTEVYTEDGARIGRIRGFDEEGFYVTLRDGIQGMSVEHVRSGHEFGEAELMWRCLECGEMGSLDRDLPETCPSCGSDREDLYYWTED; encoded by the coding sequence ATGACCAACGAACAGCACCAACCGCGACTCGGCTTCGGAACGGAAGTTTACACCGAGGACGGAGCCAGGATCGGCCGGATTCGCGGCTTCGACGAGGAGGGGTTCTACGTCACCCTCCGGGACGGGATCCAGGGGATGAGCGTCGAACACGTCCGATCGGGTCACGAGTTCGGCGAAGCCGAACTGATGTGGCGGTGTCTCGAGTGCGGCGAGATGGGGAGTCTCGATCGGGATCTGCCGGAGACCTGCCCGTCCTGTGGGAGCGACCGGGAGGACCTGTACTACTGGACCGAGGACTGA
- a CDS encoding ketopantoate reductase family protein: protein MDIVVFGAGSLGSLVGGALARRHDVTLVARAAHASAVRESGLRLTGQFDDRVRPAATADGRNLDADLVIVTVKSFDTVEAAETLSTGSFDAVLSLQNGMGNETTLADRLDCPVLAGTASYGAILRDSAVVECTGIGEIVLGPREGGESRIADRVGEAFDRAGLETVVAGDMPLRLWEKLAVNAGINAVTALTRTENGAVLDADANALARAATRETARVARASDVRLSNRAALAAMDDVAAATAANTSSMHQDLRADRRTEIDAINGYVVDRAAERRIDVPTNRVLTGLVRTWERGRGLRAETGNSGSGKTSGTTP, encoded by the coding sequence ATGGACATCGTCGTCTTCGGGGCCGGCAGTCTCGGGAGTCTCGTCGGCGGGGCGCTCGCCCGTCGGCACGACGTCACGCTGGTCGCCCGGGCGGCTCACGCCAGTGCCGTCCGCGAGTCGGGGCTCCGGCTTACCGGTCAGTTCGACGATCGAGTCCGGCCAGCGGCGACGGCGGACGGCCGGAATCTCGACGCTGACCTCGTGATCGTGACGGTCAAATCGTTCGACACGGTTGAGGCCGCCGAGACGCTCTCGACGGGATCGTTCGATGCCGTTCTCTCGTTGCAAAACGGGATGGGAAACGAGACGACGCTCGCCGATCGGCTCGACTGCCCGGTTCTGGCTGGAACTGCTTCCTACGGCGCGATTCTGCGGGATTCAGCCGTCGTCGAGTGTACGGGGATCGGAGAGATCGTCCTCGGGCCGCGTGAGGGCGGCGAGTCCCGGATTGCCGATCGGGTCGGCGAGGCCTTCGATCGGGCGGGTCTCGAGACGGTCGTCGCCGGGGACATGCCCCTGCGGCTGTGGGAGAAACTCGCCGTCAACGCCGGAATCAACGCCGTGACGGCCCTGACGAGGACCGAAAACGGGGCCGTCCTCGACGCCGACGCGAACGCGCTCGCCCGGGCAGCGACCCGGGAGACGGCACGGGTCGCCCGGGCGTCCGACGTTCGTCTCTCGAACCGGGCGGCACTCGCTGCGATGGACGACGTGGCCGCGGCGACCGCGGCGAACACCTCCTCGATGCACCAGGATCTTCGCGCCGATCGGCGCACCGAGATCGACGCCATCAACGGCTACGTGGTCGATCGGGCGGCCGAACGGAGAATCGACGTGCCGACGAACCGGGTGCTGACGGGACTGGTGCGGACGTGGGAGCGGGGTCGCGGCCTCCGGGCGGAGACCGGCAACTCGGGGTCGGGAAAAACGTCCGGAACGACGCCGTGA
- a CDS encoding NifU family protein — translation MSTETQDGDDLEDRVANFLRRNFPQIQMHGGSAAIQDLDRETGEVSIALGGACSGCGISPMTIQAIKSRMVKEIPEIEKVNATTGMDGGDDMGGGMSPSFPGETVDDDGSADEGPEAPF, via the coding sequence ATGAGCACCGAGACCCAGGACGGGGACGACCTCGAAGACCGCGTCGCGAACTTCCTGCGACGGAACTTCCCGCAGATCCAGATGCACGGCGGCAGCGCGGCGATCCAGGACCTCGACCGTGAGACCGGCGAGGTCTCCATCGCCCTCGGCGGCGCCTGCAGCGGTTGCGGTATCTCGCCGATGACGATCCAGGCGATCAAGAGCCGCATGGTCAAGGAGATTCCCGAGATCGAGAAAGTCAACGCTACTACCGGAATGGACGGCGGCGACGACATGGGCGGCGGCATGAGCCCCTCCTTCCCCGGCGAAACCGTCGACGACGACGGCAGCGCCGACGAAGGCCCCGAAGCACCGTTCTAA
- a CDS encoding DUF5783 family protein — protein MADFDPEKFEDKYANYFPELQQAYKNAFNRMNDQYDSQLVHAIDQQVLNESEPFYEGDGEFRVELPEDPYDRVTGVLVEEDRFEEVLEIHVEEIERELQRVFGFA, from the coding sequence ATGGCCGACTTCGATCCCGAGAAGTTCGAGGACAAGTACGCCAACTACTTCCCCGAACTCCAGCAGGCGTACAAGAACGCGTTCAACCGGATGAACGACCAGTACGACTCCCAACTCGTGCACGCGATCGACCAGCAGGTGTTAAACGAGAGCGAACCGTTCTACGAGGGTGACGGCGAGTTCCGCGTCGAACTGCCCGAGGACCCGTACGATCGGGTCACTGGCGTTCTCGTCGAAGAGGATCGGTTCGAGGAGGTCCTCGAGATCCACGTCGAAGAAATCGAGCGCGAACTCCAGCGCGTCTTCGGATTCGCGTAA
- a CDS encoding PHP-associated domain-containing protein, which translates to MTSHLSFAIDFHVHSDESYDGHEPIELVLEHAADIGLDGIVITDHDEIDESLRAADLAPEYGLVGIPGVEVSTRHGHLLAIGVEERPDPGQPFVETVEAVRELGGIAIVPHPFQRSRHGVRKRHIDDADAIETYNSMLFTGYRNRRARTFARRRGYPEIGASDAHYLPNVGKAYTEIRVEPGAETPTKAEINGDDLVDAILEGRTQIHGKRTPVHKSTVQYAKGAVRKSTYLLTSRAPLVPTIPASMDRSG; encoded by the coding sequence ATGACATCTCATCTCTCCTTCGCTATCGATTTTCACGTCCACTCGGACGAGTCCTACGACGGGCACGAACCGATCGAACTCGTCCTGGAACACGCGGCCGACATCGGACTCGACGGCATCGTGATCACCGACCACGACGAGATCGATGAATCCCTGCGCGCCGCCGACCTCGCGCCGGAGTACGGCCTGGTCGGCATCCCCGGCGTCGAGGTGTCGACCCGTCACGGTCACCTGCTCGCGATCGGCGTCGAGGAACGGCCCGACCCCGGACAGCCGTTCGTGGAGACCGTCGAGGCCGTCCGCGAACTCGGCGGGATCGCGATCGTTCCCCACCCGTTCCAGCGAAGTCGCCACGGCGTCCGAAAACGGCACATCGACGACGCCGACGCGATCGAGACGTACAACTCGATGCTCTTCACTGGCTACCGGAATCGCCGTGCACGAACGTTCGCCCGTCGACGCGGCTACCCCGAGATCGGCGCGAGCGACGCCCACTACCTGCCGAACGTCGGTAAGGCCTACACCGAAATCCGCGTAGAACCCGGCGCCGAGACCCCGACGAAGGCGGAAATCAACGGCGACGACCTCGTCGACGCGATCCTCGAGGGCCGAACGCAGATCCACGGCAAACGGACCCCGGTCCACAAGAGCACCGTCCAGTACGCGAAAGGGGCGGTTCGCAAGTCGACCTACCTGCTGACGTCGCGAGCGCCGCTGGTGCCGACGATACCGGCGTCGATGGATCGATCGGGATAG
- a CDS encoding single-stranded-DNA-specific exonuclease RecJ gives MAGPVPELEDRAVACAQRLCDADRVLLASHIDADGLTSAAIAASALERAAIPFETVFEKQLDEDAVADIAATDYETVLFTDFGSGQLDCIGEHEDAGDFTPVIADHHQPADRETEYHLNPLLVGIDGAAELSGAGASYVLARALADVSNEDPSVAADGGERTVGLRSDGGTVAASTAANARADNRDLAALAVVGAVGDMQASGGELHGANQAIVEEGVAAGVVETGKDLALYGKQTRPLPKLLEYATDVHVPGISNDQQGALRFLSDLDLELKRDGEWRRWSGLTNDEKRTVTSALVKRAVSSGVPATKIDGLVGTAYVLPEEPIGTELRDASEFSTLLNATARYERADVGLAVCLGDRDGALERARKLLRNHRRNLSNGIDLVTREGVTHEEHVQWFHAGDRIRETIVGIVAGMAMGNEGISRSKPIVAFAAKNDDEIKVSARGTHSLVRQGLDLSVVMGEASRAVDGDGGGHDVAAGATVPKGREEAFIAHADEIVGEQLS, from the coding sequence ATGGCAGGGCCGGTTCCCGAACTCGAGGATCGCGCGGTAGCATGCGCCCAGCGGCTGTGTGACGCCGATCGCGTGTTGCTCGCGTCACACATCGACGCCGACGGACTCACCAGCGCGGCGATCGCCGCGAGCGCACTCGAGCGGGCGGCGATTCCGTTCGAGACGGTCTTCGAGAAACAACTCGACGAGGACGCCGTCGCGGACATCGCGGCGACCGACTACGAAACGGTCCTGTTTACCGACTTCGGGAGCGGCCAGCTCGATTGCATCGGCGAGCACGAAGACGCGGGCGATTTCACGCCCGTCATCGCGGATCATCATCAGCCCGCCGATCGGGAGACCGAGTACCACCTCAACCCGCTCCTGGTCGGAATCGACGGGGCCGCAGAGCTGTCGGGGGCCGGTGCGAGTTACGTCCTCGCGCGAGCGCTCGCCGACGTTTCGAATGAAGACCCCTCCGTCGCAGCGGATGGAGGTGAACGAACCGTCGGACTGCGCTCCGACGGTGGCACCGTCGCCGCATCGACGGCCGCGAACGCCCGCGCCGACAACCGTGACCTCGCCGCCCTCGCCGTCGTCGGCGCCGTCGGCGACATGCAGGCCTCGGGCGGGGAACTTCACGGCGCGAATCAGGCGATCGTCGAGGAGGGTGTCGCGGCCGGCGTCGTCGAGACCGGAAAAGATCTCGCCCTCTACGGGAAACAGACTCGACCCCTCCCGAAACTGCTCGAGTACGCCACGGACGTCCACGTTCCCGGCATCTCGAACGACCAGCAGGGTGCGCTGCGCTTTCTCAGCGACCTCGACCTCGAGTTGAAACGGGACGGGGAGTGGCGGCGCTGGTCCGGGCTCACGAACGACGAGAAACGGACTGTCACCAGCGCACTCGTCAAACGAGCCGTTTCGAGTGGCGTCCCCGCGACGAAGATCGACGGGCTGGTCGGGACGGCGTACGTCCTTCCCGAGGAACCGATCGGTACCGAACTCCGGGACGCAAGCGAGTTCTCGACGCTGCTCAACGCGACCGCCCGGTACGAGCGGGCCGACGTCGGTCTCGCCGTCTGTCTCGGCGATCGCGACGGGGCCCTCGAACGCGCCCGGAAACTCCTGCGGAACCACCGCCGAAACCTCTCGAACGGGATCGATCTCGTCACCCGGGAAGGCGTCACTCACGAGGAACACGTCCAGTGGTTCCACGCCGGCGATCGCATCCGCGAGACGATCGTCGGTATCGTCGCCGGGATGGCGATGGGCAACGAGGGCATCAGCCGATCGAAGCCGATCGTCGCCTTTGCAGCCAAGAACGACGACGAGATCAAGGTCTCGGCGCGCGGCACTCACTCGCTCGTCCGGCAGGGACTCGATCTCTCGGTCGTCATGGGAGAGGCCTCCCGGGCCGTCGACGGCGACGGTGGGGGCCACGACGTCGCGGCGGGGGCGACGGTCCCGAAGGGACGCGAAGAAGCGTTCATCGCACACGCCGACGAGATCGTCGGCGAGCAACTGTCCTGA
- a CDS encoding YndJ family protein translates to MAAADGRFAPTITGSAAAGTTAVIVLGILLIAIGIAFSPLVEAVAVALFTAGVAGFATLVLRDVVPAVPRLPGTLLAIATLSLFWTMTLALAFASSALADASPIVTIPAMIRWHGSVNAFGFALPAVLALRLLEGGATASPSDPRA, encoded by the coding sequence GTGGCCGCCGCCGACGGCAGGTTCGCGCCGACGATCACGGGATCGGCGGCGGCCGGGACGACGGCCGTGATCGTCCTCGGGATCCTCCTGATCGCGATCGGGATCGCGTTCTCTCCCCTGGTCGAGGCCGTCGCGGTCGCGCTGTTCACGGCCGGCGTCGCCGGCTTCGCGACGCTCGTGCTCCGCGACGTCGTGCCGGCGGTTCCGCGACTCCCGGGTACGCTTCTCGCTATCGCCACGCTGTCGCTCTTCTGGACGATGACACTGGCGCTCGCGTTCGCCTCTTCCGCGCTCGCGGACGCGTCCCCGATCGTCACGATCCCGGCGATGATCCGCTGGCACGGGAGCGTCAACGCCTTCGGCTTCGCCCTCCCGGCCGTCCTCGCGCTCCGACTGCTCGAGGGCGGCGCCACGGCCTCGCCGAGCGACCCGCGGGCGTAA
- a CDS encoding uroporphyrinogen-III synthase, whose amino-acid sequence MSDDTPTVAVFRPDDDRLADAADLLESLGADPVPDPMLAVEPTDAAPRTDADYVILTSKTGAELAADAGWDPGDATVCAIGPATADALRDVGYEVDLVPEEFTSSGLVAALDGSAERGSGERASSAELRSADSRVARDSPSPSDHASGPSDREQTAEPRAGVDGVRIEVARSDHGSDVLLEGLESAGAYVHETILYRLVRPEGSGESAELAAENELDAACFTSSLTVDHFLEAADVRGVRESALAGLRGATVGAIGDPTKRTAESRGIDVDVVPAEATFDALARETIAAVREPHE is encoded by the coding sequence ATGAGTGACGACACCCCCACGGTCGCCGTCTTTCGCCCCGACGACGATCGGCTCGCGGACGCCGCCGACCTGCTCGAATCACTCGGTGCGGACCCCGTTCCGGACCCCATGCTCGCCGTCGAACCGACCGACGCCGCCCCACGGACCGACGCCGACTACGTGATTTTGACGAGCAAGACCGGCGCGGAACTCGCCGCCGACGCCGGCTGGGACCCCGGCGACGCGACCGTCTGTGCGATCGGGCCCGCGACGGCCGACGCCCTCCGCGACGTGGGCTACGAGGTCGATCTCGTCCCCGAGGAGTTCACGTCGAGCGGCCTCGTCGCGGCGCTCGACGGGAGCGCGGAGCGTGGCTCCGGGGAACGAGCGAGTAGCGCGGAACTCCGTTCCGCGGACAGTCGAGTAGCGAGGGACTCTCCGAGTCCCTCGGACCATGCGAGCGGTCCGTCAGACCGCGAGCAGACGGCGGAGCCGCGAGCCGGGGTCGACGGTGTCCGCATCGAGGTCGCCCGGAGCGATCACGGCAGCGACGTCCTGCTCGAGGGACTCGAGAGCGCGGGCGCGTACGTCCACGAGACGATCCTCTACCGGCTGGTCCGACCCGAGGGGAGCGGCGAGTCGGCCGAACTCGCGGCCGAGAACGAACTCGACGCCGCCTGTTTCACCTCGTCGCTGACGGTCGATCACTTCCTCGAGGCCGCCGACGTGCGCGGGGTCCGCGAATCGGCCCTCGCGGGCCTCCGGGGCGCGACCGTCGGCGCGATCGGCGACCCGACGAAGCGGACCGCCGAGTCGCGGGGGATAGACGTCGACGTGGTACCGGCGGAGGCGACGTTCGACGCGCTGGCCCGCGAGACGATCGCGGCCGTTCGAGAACCCCACGAATAA
- the cobA gene encoding uroporphyrinogen-III C-methyltransferase yields MAGGSTDSNGPQPGTVYLVGSGPGDPDLLTVRAKRLLEDADVVLHDKLPGPEIIDLLPEDRREDVGKRADGDRTPQSEINERLVELAREGKSVVRLKGGDSFVFGRGGEEAEYLAAHEVPFEVVPAVTSAIAAPAVAGIPVTHRNHASSVSFVTGHEDPTKEESAVDWEALAATGGTIVVLMGVGRLPDYTTALREAGMDPETPVALVERGTWPGQQVATGTLETIVDARDEADVSPPAVTVIGDVAGTRDSVVEFLQNDYGTPNEEA; encoded by the coding sequence ATGGCGGGCGGGTCGACCGACTCGAACGGCCCACAGCCGGGCACCGTCTACCTCGTCGGCAGCGGCCCCGGCGATCCGGACCTGCTGACCGTCAGGGCGAAACGGCTGCTCGAGGACGCCGACGTCGTGCTCCACGACAAACTCCCCGGTCCCGAAATCATCGACCTGCTGCCGGAGGACCGCCGGGAGGACGTCGGCAAGCGCGCCGACGGCGATCGCACGCCCCAGTCCGAGATCAACGAGCGGCTGGTCGAACTCGCCCGCGAGGGGAAGTCCGTGGTTCGGCTCAAGGGCGGCGACTCGTTCGTCTTCGGCCGCGGTGGCGAGGAGGCCGAGTACCTCGCCGCCCACGAAGTGCCCTTCGAGGTCGTCCCCGCAGTTACGTCCGCGATCGCCGCGCCCGCCGTCGCTGGGATTCCGGTCACGCACCGCAATCACGCGTCCTCCGTCTCGTTCGTCACCGGCCACGAGGATCCCACCAAGGAGGAATCGGCGGTCGACTGGGAGGCCCTGGCCGCGACCGGCGGCACGATCGTCGTCCTCATGGGCGTCGGTCGGCTCCCGGACTACACGACGGCGCTGCGCGAGGCCGGAATGGACCCAGAGACGCCGGTCGCGCTCGTCGAACGCGGCACCTGGCCCGGCCAGCAGGTCGCGACCGGCACCCTCGAGACGATCGTCGACGCCCGCGACGAGGCCGACGTCTCGCCGCCCGCCGTGACGGTGATCGGCGACGTCGCCGGCACGCGCGACTCGGTCGTGGAGTTCCTGCAGAACGACTACGGCACTCCGAACGAGGAGGCGTGA
- the hemC gene encoding hydroxymethylbilane synthase has protein sequence MRTRGTLRLATRGSALARRQASLVKEALEDRRYEVELVTVETTGDQIRDELIHRLGKTGAFVRELDERVLEGDVDGAIHSMKDMPTEQPEELITAAIPERGRPGDVLVTPEGTTLDDLPDGAIVGTSSLRRRAQLLSERADLEVEPLRGNVDTRLEKLLAPALQAEHQERSEADKERKGNTGNDDFEPEYDRTVDEWFDDLSELEKQALGREVETAYDAIVLAEAGLERSGLAHYVDYQQLPTGTFVPAPGQGALAVTATDGETAREIQSAIDHPRTRVETTVERTLLAELGGGCIAPIGIYAVVQGEYVHASVHVSDREGEESVTASRDLPVETHVEAAREFANDLADRGAAELIESAREDAESDDDPAPEDQPEGK, from the coding sequence ATGAGAACGCGCGGGACGTTGCGACTGGCGACACGGGGCTCTGCACTCGCCCGGCGGCAGGCCTCACTCGTAAAGGAGGCCCTCGAAGACCGGCGGTACGAGGTCGAACTCGTGACCGTCGAGACGACGGGCGACCAGATCAGGGACGAGTTGATCCACCGACTGGGGAAGACGGGCGCGTTCGTCCGCGAACTCGACGAGCGCGTCCTCGAAGGGGACGTCGACGGCGCGATCCACTCGATGAAGGACATGCCGACCGAACAGCCCGAGGAACTCATCACGGCCGCGATCCCGGAACGCGGCCGACCGGGCGACGTCCTCGTCACGCCCGAGGGAACGACGCTCGATGATCTGCCGGACGGCGCGATCGTCGGCACGTCGAGCCTGCGCCGGCGCGCACAGTTGCTCTCGGAGCGGGCGGACCTGGAGGTCGAGCCGCTGCGCGGGAACGTGGACACGCGCCTCGAGAAGTTGCTCGCGCCCGCGCTCCAGGCGGAACACCAGGAGCGATCGGAGGCGGACAAGGAGCGCAAAGGAAACACCGGAAACGACGACTTCGAACCCGAGTACGACCGCACCGTCGACGAGTGGTTCGACGACCTCTCGGAACTCGAAAAGCAGGCCCTGGGTCGCGAGGTCGAGACCGCCTACGACGCGATCGTCCTCGCGGAGGCGGGCCTCGAACGCAGCGGCCTCGCGCACTACGTCGACTACCAGCAACTCCCGACGGGGACGTTCGTGCCCGCGCCGGGTCAGGGCGCGCTCGCGGTGACCGCGACGGACGGCGAGACCGCCCGCGAGATCCAGTCCGCGATCGACCACCCGCGAACCCGGGTCGAGACGACGGTCGAGCGCACCCTCCTCGCGGAACTCGGCGGCGGCTGTATCGCGCCGATCGGCATCTACGCCGTCGTCCAGGGGGAGTACGTCCACGCGTCCGTCCACGTCTCCGACCGGGAGGGCGAGGAGTCGGTGACCGCGAGCCGCGACCTCCCGGTCGAGACCCACGTCGAGGCCGCCCGCGAGTTCGCGAACGACCTCGCCGATCGCGGTGCCGCGGAACTGATCGAATCCGCGCGCGAGGACGCCGAGAGCGACGACGATCCGGCCCCGGAAGACCAGCCGGAGGGGAAGTAG
- a CDS encoding DMT family transporter, with product MRYGTAGLFVLLAAVWGLSFVAARAALPYIPPVPLAALRFDIVAVATLAYASVTTDRWYPETIDEWRVVVLGGTLFVAVHHALLFAGQQHVTSAVASVVMSLDPVLAAGFAWALLADERLDLVGVLGLCTGLVGVVIVANPTFDGADAATMLGVLLVFLSAAAFALGAVLTRRYRTALPVRSMQAWMMVVGAPLLHVAAIALPLPGFGAIEWTTPALLGLAYLALVAGVFGYLLYFELLDRIGAIEINLIGYAAPVFAAIGGWAVLDEPIAARTVAGFAVIVCGFVLITRDSIRTELAGRGSRAVETSGSDRRRDR from the coding sequence ATGCGATACGGTACCGCCGGACTGTTCGTCCTGCTCGCAGCCGTCTGGGGGCTGTCGTTCGTCGCGGCGCGCGCCGCGCTGCCGTACATTCCGCCCGTTCCGCTCGCAGCCCTCCGGTTCGATATCGTGGCCGTGGCGACGCTCGCGTACGCGAGCGTCACGACCGATCGGTGGTATCCCGAAACGATCGACGAGTGGCGCGTCGTCGTTCTCGGCGGGACGCTGTTCGTCGCCGTCCACCACGCGCTGCTGTTCGCGGGCCAGCAGCACGTCACGAGCGCCGTCGCGAGCGTCGTCATGAGCCTCGACCCGGTGCTCGCCGCCGGATTCGCGTGGGCGCTGCTGGCCGACGAGCGACTCGATCTCGTCGGCGTTCTCGGCCTCTGTACGGGACTGGTCGGCGTCGTGATCGTCGCGAATCCGACGTTCGACGGCGCGGACGCGGCGACGATGCTCGGCGTCCTGCTCGTCTTCTTGTCGGCCGCCGCGTTCGCGCTGGGCGCCGTCCTGACGCGTCGCTATCGAACCGCCCTCCCCGTGCGATCGATGCAGGCGTGGATGATGGTCGTCGGGGCGCCGCTGTTGCACGTCGCGGCGATCGCGCTCCCGCTTCCCGGATTCGGTGCGATCGAGTGGACGACGCCGGCGCTGCTCGGACTCGCGTACCTCGCCCTCGTCGCCGGCGTCTTCGGGTACTTGCTCTACTTCGAACTGCTGGACCGGATCGGGGCGATCGAGATCAATCTGATCGGGTACGCCGCACCCGTCTTCGCAGCGATCGGCGGCTGGGCGGTTCTCGACGAACCGATCGCGGCGCGTACCGTCGCCGGGTTCGCCGTCATCGTCTGCGGATTCGTCCTGATAACGCGCGACTCGATCCGAACGGAACTCGCGGGCCGGGGATCCCGCGCGGTCGAAACGAGCGGTTCGGACCGACGACGCGATCGCTAG
- a CDS encoding group I truncated hemoglobin — translation MSETIYERLGGEDAIAAVVDRFYERLLEDDRVAHFFEDVDMRRQRAHQTQFLSSVAGGPVEYSGEDMQSAHDHLDITPSDFDVIATHLAETLVEFEVEEADRAAVMEAVAGYEDDVVTVAAD, via the coding sequence ATGAGCGAAACGATCTACGAACGGCTCGGCGGCGAGGACGCAATCGCCGCTGTCGTCGATCGATTCTACGAACGGCTGCTCGAAGACGACCGCGTCGCCCACTTCTTCGAGGACGTCGACATGCGGAGACAGCGCGCCCACCAGACGCAGTTTCTCAGTTCGGTCGCCGGCGGCCCGGTGGAGTACTCCGGCGAGGACATGCAGTCTGCGCACGACCACCTCGATATCACGCCGTCCGACTTCGACGTGATCGCGACGCATCTGGCGGAGACGCTGGTCGAGTTCGAGGTCGAGGAGGCCGATCGCGCGGCCGTGATGGAGGCGGTCGCCGGCTACGAGGACGACGTCGTCACCGTCGCCGCCGACTGA